From the genome of Bordetella sp. H567, one region includes:
- a CDS encoding branched-chain amino acid ABC transporter permease produces MPAKARYTRAPLVAAFVVAVLFALVPLFVTDQFTIQVLLLVLMFGALGAAWNLVGGFLGRISFGHGVFVGVGAYTTILLLHHLKLTPLLGIPAGALVSAILAWIVGGPTLRLSGHYFAMATIALLQIGLLLMINWDWAGGAVGIEAPIGDSAWMLLFRTKIPYYWIAVVLALLTFLLTYFLVHSRTGFYWRAINGDEAAARSLGVPADRYKMLAFVLSAAVTGAWGGFFAMYVGFIDPESTFSLTMSVQVVLVAILGGVGTLVGPWIGAAVLLPLSEGTRVMWGSSGLGLDLLVFGLAILLVTMFLPGGLITLRGRRGSA; encoded by the coding sequence ATGCCGGCCAAGGCCAGGTATACCCGCGCGCCGCTGGTGGCCGCGTTCGTGGTGGCCGTGCTGTTCGCCCTGGTCCCGCTGTTCGTGACCGACCAGTTCACCATCCAGGTGCTGCTGCTGGTGCTGATGTTCGGCGCGCTGGGCGCCGCCTGGAACCTGGTCGGCGGCTTCCTGGGCCGCATCTCCTTCGGCCATGGCGTCTTCGTGGGCGTGGGTGCCTACACGACCATCCTGCTGCTGCATCACCTGAAGCTGACGCCGCTGCTGGGCATCCCGGCGGGGGCGCTGGTGTCGGCGATCCTGGCCTGGATCGTCGGCGGGCCGACCTTGCGCTTGTCGGGCCATTACTTCGCCATGGCCACTATCGCGCTGCTGCAGATCGGCCTGCTGCTGATGATCAACTGGGATTGGGCCGGCGGCGCGGTGGGCATCGAGGCGCCCATCGGCGATTCGGCCTGGATGCTGCTGTTCCGCACCAAGATCCCGTATTACTGGATCGCGGTGGTGCTGGCCTTGTTGACGTTCCTGCTGACGTATTTCCTGGTGCATTCGCGTACCGGCTTCTACTGGCGCGCCATCAACGGCGACGAGGCCGCCGCGCGCAGCCTGGGCGTGCCGGCCGACCGCTACAAGATGCTGGCCTTCGTGCTGTCGGCGGCCGTGACCGGCGCCTGGGGCGGATTTTTCGCGATGTACGTCGGCTTCATCGACCCTGAATCGACGTTCAGCCTGACCATGTCGGTGCAGGTGGTGCTGGTGGCCATCCTGGGCGGCGTCGGCACGCTGGTGGGCCCGTGGATAGGGGCGGCGGTGCTGCTGCCGCTGTCGGAGGGCACGCGCGTCATGTGGGGCAGTTCCGGCCTGGGCCTGGACCTGCTGGTATTCGGCCTGGCCATATTGCTGGTGACCATGTTCCTGCCGGGCGGCCTGATCACCTTGAGGGGGCGCCGTGGCTCTGCTTGA
- a CDS encoding ABC transporter ATP-binding protein: MALLEVKQLTKRFGGLVANKDINLNVEAGEIVAIIGPNGAGKSTLFNGLVGHHAPTSGSVTFNGASMLGRKPEQVAAMGLVRTYQIPRNFGQMTVLENTMVAALLRHPRLNDAREAAQKVLELVGLADRADVKASGLNVAGQKRVELARALATEPRMLLLDEVAGGLNPTEAIALSEILRRIHAAGVTLVIVEHVLEVVMRLAQRVLVLNFGQTIAEGPPQEIVRNPAVIEAYLGRKHRA; the protein is encoded by the coding sequence GTGGCTCTGCTTGAAGTCAAACAACTGACCAAACGCTTCGGCGGCCTGGTGGCCAACAAGGACATCAACCTGAACGTCGAGGCCGGCGAAATCGTCGCCATCATCGGCCCGAACGGCGCCGGCAAGAGCACCCTGTTCAACGGCCTGGTGGGCCATCACGCGCCCACGTCGGGCAGCGTCACGTTCAACGGCGCGTCCATGCTGGGCCGCAAGCCCGAACAGGTGGCGGCGATGGGGCTGGTGCGCACGTACCAGATCCCGCGCAACTTCGGCCAGATGACGGTGCTGGAGAACACCATGGTGGCGGCGCTGCTGCGCCATCCGCGGCTGAACGATGCCCGCGAGGCGGCGCAGAAGGTCCTGGAGCTGGTCGGCCTGGCCGATCGCGCCGACGTCAAGGCGTCCGGCCTGAACGTGGCGGGGCAGAAGCGCGTCGAGCTGGCGCGCGCGCTCGCCACCGAGCCGCGCATGCTGCTGCTGGACGAAGTCGCCGGCGGCCTGAACCCCACCGAGGCAATCGCGCTGTCGGAGATCCTGCGCCGCATCCATGCCGCGGGCGTCACGCTGGTCATCGTCGAACACGTGCTGGAGGTCGTGATGCGGCTGGCGCAGCGGGTGCTGGTGCTGAACTTCGGCCAGACCATCGCGGAAGGGCCGCCACAGGAAATCGTGCGCAATCCCGCCGTGATCGAGGCTTATCTGGGGAGAAAGCACCGTGCCTGA
- a CDS encoding ABC transporter ATP-binding protein translates to MLKVENLHVAYGGVQAVRGISLEVRPGEITALLGANGAGKSSTLAAIVGTVRPASGQVFFEGQEITGTRPEKLVKRGIALIPEGARVFARQPVEQNLRLGAYTVPSEALYRERLEQVYEVFPRLRERRTQLAGTMSGGERQMLAIGRALMSGPRLLLVDEPSLGLSPLLIEQVFDALAALNKQAGLSVLLVEQNMNAALDVATRAYVMQSGAVALAGEAAELAASDEVRRAYLGM, encoded by the coding sequence ATGCTGAAAGTCGAGAACCTGCATGTCGCCTACGGCGGCGTGCAAGCCGTACGCGGCATTTCGCTGGAGGTGCGTCCCGGTGAAATCACCGCGCTGCTGGGCGCCAACGGCGCGGGCAAATCCAGCACACTGGCGGCCATCGTCGGCACGGTCCGACCGGCGTCGGGGCAGGTCTTCTTCGAAGGCCAGGAAATCACCGGCACGCGTCCGGAAAAACTGGTCAAGCGCGGTATCGCGCTGATCCCCGAAGGCGCGCGGGTGTTCGCCCGGCAGCCGGTGGAGCAGAACCTACGCCTGGGCGCCTATACGGTCCCCAGCGAGGCGCTGTACCGGGAGCGCCTGGAGCAGGTGTACGAGGTGTTCCCACGCCTGAGGGAACGGCGCACGCAGCTGGCCGGCACGATGTCCGGTGGCGAACGGCAGATGCTGGCCATCGGCCGCGCGCTGATGAGCGGACCGCGGCTGCTGCTGGTGGACGAGCCCAGCCTGGGGCTGTCGCCCTTGCTGATCGAGCAGGTGTTCGATGCGCTGGCGGCGTTGAATAAACAGGCCGGCCTGTCGGTGCTGCTGGTCGAGCAGAACATGAACGCCGCGCTGGATGTCGCGACCCGGGCGTACGTGATGCAGAGCGGCGCCGTCGCCCTGGCGGGCGAAGCGGCGGAATTGGCCGCTTCGGACGAGGTGCGCCGGGCCTACCTGGGGATGTAA